The Euphorbia lathyris chromosome 3, ddEupLath1.1, whole genome shotgun sequence genome contains a region encoding:
- the LOC136224946 gene encoding dormancy-associated protein homolog 4: protein MGILHKLWDETLAGPTPDAGLGKLRKFYSINGSNSSVVPGHDNIAISRSITVLRNNPNFRNLSVHTSSASLPDSPLSSSSSPSVSTPFTPGTPQDDQIQRLTWRKTSAETLERAEPRTPTVYDWIVISALDR from the exons atGGGAATTCTCCATAAGCTGTGGGACGAAACGCTTGCAGGGCCTACGCCTGATGCAGGATTAGGCAAACTGCGAAAGTTTTATTCAATTAATGGTTCGAATTCTTCAGTTGTTCCTGGTCACGACAACATCGCCATTTCTCGAAGCATTACTGTTCTTAGGAATAATCCTAATTTTAGGAATCTTTCTGTTCATACTTCTTCTGCTTCCCTTCCTGATtctcctctttcttcttcttcctcccccTCCGTCTCGACGCCTTTTACAC CTGGAACACCGCAAGATGATCAAATCCAGAGATTGACATGGAGGAAAACATCTGCTGAAACATTAGAACGTGCTGAGCCTAGAACTCCCACTGTTTATGACTG GATTGTTATAAGTGCTTTGGATCGTTGA